A single genomic interval of Streptomyces sp. BA2 harbors:
- a CDS encoding DUF5324 family protein, whose product MTRIDSVRAATGSARDSVRHAAEAVAPYAGTAKEQAVHYAHESRARLAPKVSQAAEQARVQYGAHVGPRIEQARTHVPPKVDHAAHEAAVRTRKAAKQTRKAARQAADYSKPRIEHAVAVAQPVRDEAASRGAAALAALRGEVSPKEIQRLARKHNRRARAGRLAKGLVVLGVLAGGAVAAWKWWDKQANPDWLVEPPAATEVPDSTPLTSVDGSGQASLDPEVQAKQAESEAADRDDLR is encoded by the coding sequence GTGACCCGCATCGACAGCGTGCGCGCCGCGACCGGTTCGGCGAGGGACAGCGTGCGGCATGCCGCGGAGGCGGTGGCCCCCTACGCCGGGACGGCCAAGGAGCAGGCCGTCCACTACGCGCACGAAAGCCGCGCACGCCTCGCACCCAAGGTGTCGCAGGCCGCCGAGCAAGCCCGTGTCCAGTACGGCGCTCACGTCGGCCCACGCATCGAGCAGGCCCGTACGCATGTGCCGCCGAAGGTCGATCACGCCGCGCACGAAGCCGCTGTCCGCACCCGCAAGGCCGCCAAGCAGACCCGCAAGGCAGCCCGGCAGGCCGCCGACTACTCGAAGCCGCGGATCGAGCACGCCGTGGCCGTGGCTCAGCCCGTCCGCGACGAGGCGGCGTCCCGCGGGGCCGCGGCGCTCGCCGCACTGCGCGGTGAGGTCTCTCCCAAGGAGATCCAGCGGCTGGCCCGCAAGCACAACCGCCGGGCCCGCGCCGGGCGCCTCGCCAAGGGCCTCGTCGTCCTGGGCGTCCTGGCGGGTGGTGCGGTCGCCGCCTGGAAGTGGTGGGACAAGCAGGCCAACCCGGACTGGCTCGTCGAGCCGCCGGCCGCCACGGAGGTCCCCGACAGCACGCCGCTGACCTCGGTCGACGGCAGCGGTCAGGCGTCCCTCGACCCCGAGGTCCAGGCCAAGCAGGCCGAGTCCGAGGCCGCGGACCGCGACGACCTGCGCTGA
- a CDS encoding peptidylprolyl isomerase, with protein MAEQLYATLKTNRGDIEVLLHPNHTPKTVKNFVELAQGEREWVHPETGKKTTDRLYDGTVFHRVISGFMIQGGDPLGNGTGGPGYEFEDEFHPDLAFDKPYLLAMANAGPGTNGSQFFVTVSPTAWLTRKHTIFGEVTDPASQKVVDEIAATQTNPRTDRPVNDVVIESVVIETRTA; from the coding sequence GTGGCCGAGCAGCTCTACGCCACCCTGAAGACCAACCGAGGCGACATCGAGGTGCTGCTGCACCCCAACCACACGCCGAAGACGGTCAAGAACTTTGTCGAGCTCGCCCAGGGCGAGCGCGAGTGGGTCCACCCGGAGACCGGCAAGAAGACCACGGACCGGCTCTACGACGGCACGGTCTTCCACCGCGTCATCAGCGGCTTCATGATCCAGGGCGGCGACCCGCTGGGCAACGGCACGGGCGGCCCCGGCTACGAGTTCGAGGACGAGTTCCACCCCGACCTCGCCTTCGACAAGCCCTACCTGCTCGCCATGGCCAACGCAGGGCCGGGCACCAACGGCTCCCAGTTCTTCGTGACGGTCTCCCCGACCGCCTGGCTCACCCGCAAGCACACCATCTTCGGCGAGGTCACGGACCCGGCGAGCCAGAAGGTCGTCGACGAGATCGCGGCCACGCAGACCAACCCGCGCACCGACCGCCCGGTGAACGACGTGGTCATCGAGTCCGTCGTCATCGAGACCCGCACCGCCTGA
- a CDS encoding rhomboid family intramembrane serine protease, producing MDQAPGSPQGPQDASNLPGCYRHPDRETGVSCARCERPICPECMISASVGFQCPECVREGSGTGHAPTANQPRTIAGGSIAADPRLITKILLAINVLVFIAISVNQEVVGDLFLIGEWPPYPYVPTEGVAEGQWYRLVTAMFAHQEIWHIAFNMLGLWWLGGPLEAALGRSRYLALYLLSGLAGSALTYVLVDASDASLGASGAIFGLLGATAVLMRRLNYDMRPVIALLALNLLFTFTWTGIAWQAHVGGLVAGVAIAYGMVHAPRERRTLVQWGTCAVVLIVVLAAVVIRTAQLV from the coding sequence ATGGACCAGGCACCAGGAAGCCCGCAGGGGCCACAGGACGCATCGAACCTGCCCGGCTGCTATCGGCATCCGGACCGCGAGACCGGCGTCAGCTGCGCCCGCTGCGAGCGTCCGATCTGCCCGGAGTGCATGATCAGCGCCTCGGTCGGCTTCCAGTGCCCCGAATGCGTGCGCGAGGGCTCGGGCACCGGGCACGCGCCCACGGCGAACCAGCCGCGCACCATCGCGGGCGGCTCGATCGCCGCCGACCCGCGTCTGATCACCAAGATCCTGCTCGCGATCAACGTTCTCGTGTTCATCGCGATCAGCGTGAACCAGGAGGTCGTCGGCGATCTCTTCCTGATCGGCGAATGGCCGCCCTACCCGTACGTGCCGACCGAAGGCGTCGCTGAGGGCCAGTGGTATCGCCTGGTCACAGCCATGTTCGCGCACCAGGAGATCTGGCACATCGCGTTCAACATGCTGGGTCTGTGGTGGCTCGGCGGCCCCCTGGAAGCCGCGCTCGGCCGCTCCCGCTACCTCGCGCTCTACCTGCTCTCCGGCCTGGCCGGCAGCGCGCTCACCTACGTCCTCGTCGACGCGAGCGACGCCTCGCTCGGGGCATCCGGAGCGATCTTCGGCCTGCTCGGCGCGACCGCGGTCCTGATGCGGCGCCTGAACTACGACATGCGCCCCGTCATCGCGCTGCTCGCCCTGAACCTGCTCTTCACCTTCACCTGGACCGGCATCGCCTGGCAGGCGCACGTCGGCGGTCTGGTCGCCGGTGTAGCGATCGCGTACGGGATGGTGCACGCGCCCCGCGAGCGGCGGACGCTCGTGCAGTGGGGGACCTGTGCCGTGGTGCTGATCGTGGTCCTGGCGGCTGTGGTCATCAGGACCGCGCAGCTCGTCTGA
- the crgA gene encoding cell division protein CrgA, translating into MPKSRIRKKADDYTPPAKKATNIKLTSRSWVAPVMLAMFLIGLAWIVVFYVTDGKLPIDPLGNWNIVVGFGFIAAGFGVSTQWK; encoded by the coding sequence GTGCCGAAGTCACGGATCCGCAAGAAGGCCGACGATTACACGCCGCCCGCGAAGAAGGCGACGAACATCAAGCTGACCAGCCGCAGCTGGGTGGCTCCGGTGATGCTCGCGATGTTCCTCATCGGACTCGCCTGGATCGTCGTCTTCTACGTCACCGACGGCAAGCTGCCGATCGACCCGCTGGGCAACTGGAACATCGTGGTCGGCTTCGGCTTCATCGCCGCGGGGTTCGGCGTCTCCACGCAGTGGAAGTAG
- a CDS encoding DUF881 domain-containing protein, with amino-acid sequence MSNSADSPTGPGRRPRWRPVRLLTAAVFALAGLIFFTSFNTAKGTNIRTDASLLKLSDLIEERSHKNGKLDESNGSLRDDVESLAERDNGGTKADDARLKALEKNAGTKKLNGEAISVTLADAPPNATAKLPGYPEPQPNDLVIHQQDLQAVVNALWQGGAEGIKVMDQRLISTSAVRCVGNTLILQGRVYSPPYKVTAVGDPEKLKTALAASPEIQNYMLYVNAYGLGWKVDDDGAVTLPGYSGTVDLHYAKPVE; translated from the coding sequence TTGAGCAATTCTGCCGACTCCCCCACAGGTCCGGGCCGTCGCCCTCGTTGGCGCCCGGTCCGGCTGCTGACGGCCGCCGTTTTCGCACTCGCGGGCCTCATCTTCTTCACCAGCTTCAACACGGCCAAGGGCACGAACATCCGCACCGACGCCTCTCTCCTGAAGCTCTCCGACCTGATCGAGGAGCGCAGCCACAAGAACGGCAAGCTGGACGAGTCCAACGGCTCACTGCGCGACGACGTCGAGTCCCTGGCCGAGCGCGACAACGGCGGTACGAAGGCCGACGACGCCCGGCTCAAGGCCCTGGAGAAGAACGCGGGCACCAAGAAACTCAACGGCGAGGCGATCTCCGTCACCCTCGCCGACGCCCCGCCGAATGCCACCGCCAAGCTCCCCGGCTACCCCGAGCCCCAGCCCAACGACCTGGTCATCCACCAGCAGGACCTCCAGGCCGTGGTCAACGCGCTCTGGCAGGGCGGCGCCGAGGGCATCAAGGTCATGGACCAGCGGCTCATCTCCACCAGCGCCGTCCGCTGCGTGGGAAACACCCTGATCCTCCAGGGCCGCGTCTACTCGCCTCCGTACAAGGTGACCGCGGTCGGTGACCCGGAGAAGCTCAAGACGGCGCTCGCCGCGTCCCCGGAGATCCAGAACTACATGCTGTACGTCAACGCCTACGGCCTCGGCTGGAAAGTCGACGACGACGGGGCGGTGACTCTTCCCGGCTACTCGGGCACAGTGGATCTCCATTACGCGAAGCCCGTGGAGTAA
- a CDS encoding class E sortase, translating to MRVLVRTFSELCITAGTLIVLFVVYVLFWTGVKADNAMDSQIDTLQDRWAQGSVPANTDDAPSETSSPKKPAPYEDGKPFAVMYIPRLGFTWNKPVLQGTGTDVLKKGLGHYGDTAQLGQKGNFSVAGHRRTYGDPFKDFPKLRPNDAVVLTDGTTWFTYRIDNKPYKTLPGDIGVIDPVPRKSGYEGPGRYLTLTTCEPEWGHSHRLIVWAHLDATQPVEAGKPDALRR from the coding sequence GTGCGAGTGCTCGTCAGGACGTTCAGCGAACTGTGCATCACCGCCGGCACGTTGATCGTGCTCTTCGTGGTGTACGTCCTGTTCTGGACCGGCGTGAAGGCCGACAACGCCATGGACAGCCAGATCGACACGCTGCAGGACCGGTGGGCGCAGGGTTCGGTGCCCGCGAACACGGACGACGCGCCTTCGGAGACCTCGTCCCCGAAGAAGCCCGCTCCCTATGAGGACGGCAAGCCCTTCGCCGTCATGTACATCCCGCGGCTTGGTTTCACGTGGAACAAGCCCGTGCTCCAGGGCACCGGGACCGACGTACTCAAGAAGGGCCTCGGCCACTACGGGGACACCGCGCAGCTCGGCCAGAAGGGCAACTTCTCCGTGGCGGGCCACCGCCGCACCTACGGAGACCCGTTCAAGGACTTCCCGAAGCTGCGGCCGAACGACGCCGTGGTCCTGACCGACGGCACCACGTGGTTCACGTACCGCATCGACAACAAGCCCTACAAGACGCTGCCCGGCGACATAGGGGTCATCGATCCGGTTCCGCGCAAGTCCGGATACGAGGGGCCAGGCCGTTACCTCACGCTTACGACCTGTGAGCCAGAGTGGGGACACAGCCACCGGTTGATCGTCTGGGCGCACCTCGATGCCACCCAGCCCGTCGAGGCCGGGAAACCGGACGCACTGCGCCGTTAG
- a CDS encoding aminodeoxychorismate/anthranilate synthase component II translates to MEGRPSRILVVDNYDSFVFNLVQYLYQLGAECEVLRNDEVELRHAQDGFDGVLLSPGPGTPEQAGVCVDMVRHCAGTGVPVFGVCLGMQSMAVAYGGVVDRAPELLHGKTSPVVHEGKGVFAGLPSPFTATRYHSLAAEPATVPAELEVTARTADGTIMGLRHRELPVEGVQFHPESVLTEHGHRMLANWLVECGDTGAIGRSSGLAPVVGRATA, encoded by the coding sequence ATCGAAGGGCGTCCCAGCCGCATCCTCGTCGTCGACAACTACGACAGCTTCGTCTTCAACCTCGTCCAGTACCTCTACCAGCTCGGCGCCGAGTGCGAGGTCCTGCGCAACGACGAGGTCGAGCTGCGCCACGCGCAGGACGGCTTCGACGGCGTCCTGCTGTCGCCGGGACCTGGCACGCCCGAGCAGGCGGGGGTCTGCGTCGACATGGTGCGGCACTGCGCCGGCACCGGTGTGCCCGTGTTCGGCGTCTGCCTCGGCATGCAGTCGATGGCGGTGGCGTACGGCGGAGTGGTGGACCGTGCGCCGGAGTTGCTGCACGGCAAGACGTCCCCGGTGGTCCACGAGGGCAAGGGCGTCTTCGCCGGTCTTCCGTCGCCGTTCACCGCGACGCGCTATCACTCGCTCGCCGCCGAGCCGGCCACGGTTCCGGCCGAGCTGGAGGTGACCGCGCGTACGGCGGACGGCACCATCATGGGCCTGCGCCACCGTGAACTGCCGGTCGAGGGCGTGCAGTTCCACCCCGAGTCCGTGCTCACCGAGCACGGCCACCGCATGCTCGCCAACTGGCTGGTGGAGTGCGGGGACACGGGAGCCATTGGTCGATCGAGTGGTCTTGCCCCGGTGGTGGGCAGGGCCACGGCGTGA
- a CDS encoding class E sortase has protein sequence MTALRPERDSSGVPYDEQYASYGEPGAFEEPGAFEAAVDHLADPLTDPLTDPLTDPLPGQRGQHPSPWFRSGPAEPEPQPAPPPLPEPEQPQEQEWYDPEGYARDWYGEQQPQEPTYEQLYGAYAPQRQPQPQPPVDDETVGLRTADTRRIAEPEPEPQPEPERPTGGRAARRKAAKKGAPQQPSTAASAAPLSRVEARRAERARKPSAGAVASRGIGELFITVGVLMLLFVTYQLWWTNIRAHQQANGAASDLQEKWAKGKGKPGAFEPGQGFALLHIPRLDVVVPIAEGIDKSGVLDRGMVGHYNEGGTKTPMPDAKKGNFAVAGHRNTHGEPFRYINQLEPGDPIIVETQDKYFVYKMASILPQTQPNNISVIGPVPPGSGFTKPGRYITLTTCTPEFTSKYRMIVWGKMVEERPRSKGKPSALVN, from the coding sequence GTGACCGCGTTGCGCCCCGAGCGCGATTCCTCCGGAGTTCCGTACGACGAGCAGTACGCGTCGTACGGGGAGCCTGGGGCGTTTGAGGAGCCCGGGGCGTTCGAGGCGGCTGTCGATCACCTTGCTGATCCGCTGACCGATCCGCTGACCGATCCGCTGACCGATCCGCTGCCGGGCCAGCGGGGTCAGCATCCTTCGCCGTGGTTCCGCAGCGGGCCCGCCGAGCCGGAGCCGCAGCCCGCGCCTCCGCCTCTTCCGGAGCCTGAGCAGCCCCAGGAGCAGGAGTGGTACGACCCCGAGGGGTACGCCCGCGACTGGTACGGGGAGCAGCAGCCGCAGGAACCCACGTACGAGCAGCTGTACGGCGCGTACGCCCCTCAGCGGCAGCCACAACCGCAGCCTCCAGTCGACGACGAGACCGTGGGCCTGCGGACCGCGGACACCCGCCGAATAGCCGAGCCAGAGCCCGAGCCCCAGCCCGAGCCCGAGCGCCCCACGGGGGGCCGGGCCGCCCGCCGCAAGGCCGCCAAGAAGGGCGCCCCTCAGCAGCCCTCCACGGCAGCGTCCGCCGCCCCCCTCTCCCGCGTGGAGGCCCGTCGCGCCGAGCGTGCGCGCAAGCCCTCCGCGGGCGCCGTGGCGAGCCGGGGGATCGGCGAATTGTTCATCACGGTCGGCGTGCTGATGCTTCTCTTCGTCACCTACCAGCTGTGGTGGACGAACATCCGCGCCCACCAGCAGGCCAACGGCGCCGCCAGCGACCTCCAGGAGAAGTGGGCGAAGGGCAAGGGCAAGCCGGGCGCCTTCGAGCCAGGACAGGGCTTCGCGCTCCTGCACATCCCTCGCCTCGACGTGGTCGTGCCGATCGCCGAAGGCATCGACAAGTCGGGGGTCCTGGACCGCGGCATGGTCGGGCACTACAACGAGGGCGGCACCAAGACGCCCATGCCGGACGCCAAGAAGGGCAACTTCGCGGTCGCCGGGCATCGCAACACCCATGGTGAGCCGTTCCGTTACATCAATCAGCTCGAACCGGGCGACCCCATCATCGTCGAGACGCAGGACAAGTACTTCGTCTACAAGATGGCGAGCATCCTGCCGCAGACCCAGCCCAACAACATCTCCGTGATCGGGCCCGTCCCGCCGGGGTCGGGCTTCACCAAACCGGGCCGGTACATCACACTGACCACCTGCACCCCGGAATTCACGAGTAAGTATCGAATGATCGTCTGGGGCAAGATGGTCGAGGAACGACCGCGCAGCAAGGGCAAACCGAGCGCGCTCGTCAACTAG
- a CDS encoding class E sortase, with product MAATTDHADHDEERAEAPAPVRAPRPRGRGPIATAVSVFGELLITAGLVLGLFVVYSLWWTNVVADREAHKQGDRVRDRWAGGPGNLNTKDGIGFLHVPAMGNGDILVKKGTGSKELNNGVAGYYEDPIKSALPQDKEGNFTLAAHRDGHGAKFHKIDKIKKGDAIVFESRDKWYVYKVYSTLPETSKYNVNVLNPVPKESGAKKPGRYITLTTCTPVYTSNYRYVVWGELERIEKVDNKRTPPAELD from the coding sequence GTGGCAGCGACGACCGACCACGCCGACCACGACGAGGAGCGGGCCGAGGCGCCCGCACCCGTGCGCGCACCGCGGCCGCGGGGACGCGGACCCATCGCCACGGCGGTCAGCGTCTTCGGCGAACTCCTCATCACCGCGGGCCTGGTGCTCGGACTCTTCGTCGTCTACTCCCTGTGGTGGACCAACGTCGTCGCGGACCGCGAGGCGCACAAGCAGGGCGACCGGGTGCGCGACCGCTGGGCGGGCGGCCCGGGGAACCTGAACACCAAGGACGGCATCGGCTTCCTGCACGTGCCCGCGATGGGCAACGGCGACATCCTGGTCAAGAAGGGCACGGGCAGCAAGGAGCTCAACAACGGCGTCGCGGGCTACTACGAGGACCCGATCAAGTCGGCCCTTCCCCAGGACAAGGAAGGCAACTTCACGCTGGCCGCGCACCGCGACGGCCACGGCGCGAAGTTCCACAAGATCGACAAGATCAAGAAGGGCGACGCGATCGTCTTCGAGTCCCGGGACAAGTGGTACGTGTACAAGGTGTACTCGACGCTGCCCGAGACCTCGAAGTACAACGTGAACGTCCTGAACCCGGTCCCGAAGGAATCAGGCGCCAAGAAGCCCGGCCGCTACATCACCCTGACGACGTGCACGCCGGTCTACACGTCCAACTACCGCTACGTGGTGTGGGGCGAGCTGGAGCGCATCGAGAAGGTCGACAACAAGCGGACGCCGCCGGCGGAGCTGGACTGA
- the pknB gene encoding Stk1 family PASTA domain-containing Ser/Thr kinase: protein MEEPRRLGGRYELGQVLGRGGMAEVYLAHDTRLGRTVAVKTLRVDLARDPSFQARFRREAQSAASLNHPAIVAVYDTGEDYVDGVSIPYIVMEYVDGSTLRELLHSGRKLLPERAMEMTIGILQALEYSHRNGIVHRDIKPANVMLTRNGQVKVMDFGIARAMGDSGMTMTQTAAVIGTAQYLSPEQAKGEQVDARSDLYSTGCLLYELLTVRPPFVGDSPVAVAYQHVREEPQAPSVFDGEITPEMDAIVLKALTKDPDYRYQSADEMRADIEACLDGQPVQATAAMGAVGYGGHPDDQQTAMLRPQNGGGQTSMMPPVGGPDDGYDDHSRRRQKKSSTSTILLVLAGLLVLVGAILIGKWAFTGGGGGNDTIKAPNFVGETLAEAKKSAKNVDLVLDDSERKPCEKYPKGEICAQDPGANATVNKGDTISVTVSTGARKVAVPKVIGLDVDAATEKLESDKYQFEVDTKPVESSGTEGEVLDQDPVSGTEVQKGSKITLEVAKAAEKSVVPDVTGKTCEEAKAQLKTNDLVGTCEEEENADAEVGKVFSQSLTPQSQADPGSTVTLKVAKEAEQATVPALTGQKLKDARKAVEDAGLTVGTITGPQDDEALVVLSDPPAGQQVAPDTAINLTTAGGNQGDNGGGNGGEDGGGFLGGGSGFSRNNED, encoded by the coding sequence ATGGAAGAGCCGCGTCGCCTCGGCGGGCGGTACGAGCTGGGCCAGGTGCTCGGCCGAGGCGGGATGGCGGAGGTCTACCTCGCGCACGACACCCGCCTCGGACGCACCGTGGCGGTGAAGACGCTGCGGGTCGACCTCGCGCGTGATCCGTCGTTCCAGGCCCGGTTCCGCCGTGAGGCCCAGTCGGCCGCCTCGCTCAACCATCCTGCGATCGTCGCGGTCTACGACACCGGCGAGGACTACGTGGACGGGGTCTCGATCCCGTACATCGTGATGGAGTACGTCGACGGCTCCACCCTGCGTGAGCTGCTGCACTCCGGGCGCAAGCTGCTGCCCGAGCGCGCCATGGAGATGACCATCGGCATCCTCCAGGCCCTTGAGTACTCCCACCGCAACGGCATCGTCCACCGCGACATCAAGCCCGCGAACGTCATGCTGACGCGCAACGGCCAGGTCAAGGTCATGGACTTCGGCATCGCCCGCGCCATGGGCGACTCCGGGATGACGATGACGCAGACGGCGGCGGTCATCGGCACGGCGCAGTACCTCTCGCCGGAGCAGGCCAAGGGCGAGCAGGTGGACGCGCGAAGCGACCTCTACTCGACCGGCTGCCTGCTCTACGAGCTCCTCACGGTGCGCCCGCCCTTCGTGGGCGACTCCCCGGTCGCGGTGGCGTACCAGCACGTACGGGAAGAGCCCCAGGCCCCGAGCGTCTTCGACGGCGAGATCACGCCGGAGATGGACGCCATCGTCCTGAAGGCCCTCACCAAGGACCCGGACTACCGCTACCAGTCGGCCGACGAGATGCGCGCCGACATCGAGGCCTGCCTCGACGGCCAGCCCGTCCAGGCCACGGCGGCCATGGGCGCGGTCGGTTACGGCGGCCACCCGGACGACCAGCAGACGGCGATGCTGCGCCCGCAGAACGGCGGCGGCCAGACGTCGATGATGCCGCCGGTCGGCGGGCCTGACGACGGCTACGACGACCACTCGCGCCGCCGCCAGAAGAAGAGCAGCACTTCGACGATCCTGCTGGTCCTGGCGGGCTTGCTGGTCCTGGTGGGCGCGATCCTGATCGGAAAGTGGGCGTTCACCGGGGGCGGTGGCGGCAACGACACGATCAAGGCTCCGAACTTCGTCGGCGAGACGCTGGCGGAGGCCAAGAAGTCCGCCAAGAACGTGGACCTCGTACTCGACGACTCCGAGCGCAAGCCGTGCGAGAAGTACCCGAAGGGCGAGATCTGCGCCCAGGACCCGGGCGCGAACGCGACGGTCAACAAGGGCGACACGATCTCTGTGACGGTTTCTACGGGGGCGCGGAAGGTGGCGGTGCCGAAGGTCATCGGCCTGGACGTCGACGCCGCCACGGAGAAGCTGGAGAGCGACAAGTACCAGTTCGAGGTCGACACCAAGCCTGTGGAGTCCTCGGGCACCGAGGGCGAGGTTCTCGATCAGGACCCGGTCTCCGGCACCGAGGTGCAAAAGGGCAGCAAGATCACCCTTGAGGTGGCCAAGGCGGCCGAGAAATCTGTGGTCCCAGACGTCACCGGCAAGACCTGTGAAGAGGCCAAGGCTCAGCTGAAGACCAACGACCTCGTCGGCACGTGCGAGGAAGAAGAGAACGCCGATGCCGAGGTCGGCAAGGTCTTCTCGCAGAGCCTCACCCCGCAGAGCCAGGCCGACCCGGGTTCGACGGTGACGCTGAAGGTCGCCAAGGAGGCCGAGCAGGCCACCGTTCCGGCCCTCACCGGCCAGAAGCTGAAGGACGCCCGCAAGGCGGTCGAGGACGCCGGTCTGACGGTCGGCACCATCACCGGCCCGCAGGACGACGAGGCCCTCGTCGTCCTCTCGGATCCGCCCGCCGGCCAGCAGGTCGCGCCCGACACCGCGATCAACCTGACCACGGCGGGCGGCAACCAGGGCGACAACGGCGGTGGCAACGGCGGGGAAGACGGAGGCGGCTTCCTCGGAGGCGGCTCGGGCTTCTCCCGCAACAACGAGGACTAG
- a CDS encoding penicillin-binding transpeptidase domain-containing protein, whose amino-acid sequence MNKPLRRIAIFCGLLVLALLARDNWLQYVQADTLAEHDKNRRVSIERYAQPRGDIIVDGKAITGSKEAGSGDYKYKRTYKNGPMWSPVTGFASQRIGATQIESIEDGILTGNDDRLFFTRSLDMITGKKKEGGNAVTTLNAAAQKAAYDGLKGRGKGAVAAIDPSTGAILALASAPSYDPSTFAGNTNEEAEQFGKLDKDKDQPMLNRALRETYPPGSTFKAVTAAAALEHDLYKDIDAPTKSPLPWTMPDTQTPLPNEGNIPCKNASLREALRVSCNTVFGKIGSDLGKDKMLETAEKFGFNEEQFVPVRSNASVFPEKMDRPQTALSSIGQFETAATPLQMAMVASAIANDGKLMEPYMVSELQAPNLDVIEKHAPKEMSRPLSEENAQKLQDMMQTVINDGTGTNAKIPGVTVGGKTGTAQHGVDNSENPYAWFISYAKTDSGSPVAVAVVVEDSKASRDDISGGGLAAPIARDVMKAVLDSKK is encoded by the coding sequence GTGAACAAGCCCCTGCGCCGGATCGCGATCTTCTGCGGGCTGCTCGTCCTCGCCCTGCTCGCCAGGGACAACTGGCTTCAGTACGTACAGGCCGACACCCTGGCCGAGCATGACAAGAACCGCCGCGTCTCCATCGAGCGGTACGCCCAGCCGCGCGGCGACATCATCGTCGACGGCAAGGCGATCACCGGGTCCAAAGAGGCCGGCAGCGGTGACTACAAGTACAAGAGGACGTACAAGAACGGGCCCATGTGGTCCCCCGTCACCGGCTTCGCCTCGCAGCGCATCGGCGCCACGCAGATCGAGTCCATCGAGGACGGCATCCTCACCGGCAACGACGACCGCCTTTTCTTCACCCGCAGCCTGGACATGATCACGGGCAAGAAGAAGGAGGGCGGCAACGCCGTCACGACGCTCAACGCGGCCGCGCAGAAGGCCGCGTACGACGGTCTGAAGGGCCGCGGCAAGGGCGCCGTCGCCGCGATCGACCCGTCGACCGGCGCGATCCTGGCCCTGGCTTCCGCTCCTTCGTACGACCCCTCGACCTTCGCGGGCAACACGAACGAGGAAGCCGAGCAGTTCGGGAAGCTGGACAAGGACAAAGACCAGCCGATGCTCAACCGCGCCCTGCGCGAGACGTACCCGCCGGGCTCCACCTTCAAGGCGGTGACCGCGGCGGCGGCCCTGGAGCACGACCTCTACAAGGACATCGACGCGCCGACCAAGTCGCCGCTGCCCTGGACGATGCCCGACACTCAGACCCCGCTGCCGAACGAGGGCAACATCCCCTGCAAGAACGCCTCGCTGCGTGAGGCGCTGCGGGTGTCCTGCAACACCGTCTTCGGCAAGATCGGCTCGGACCTCGGCAAGGACAAGATGCTCGAGACGGCCGAGAAGTTCGGCTTCAACGAAGAGCAGTTCGTGCCGGTCCGTTCGAACGCCTCCGTCTTCCCCGAGAAGATGGACAGGCCGCAGACCGCGCTCTCCTCCATCGGCCAGTTCGAGACGGCCGCGACGCCGCTGCAGATGGCGATGGTCGCTTCGGCCATCGCCAATGACGGCAAGCTGATGGAGCCGTACATGGTGAGCGAGCTGCAGGCCCCGAACCTGGACGTGATCGAGAAGCACGCGCCCAAGGAGATGAGCCGGCCGCTCTCCGAGGAGAACGCCCAGAAGCTGCAGGACATGATGCAGACGGTGATCAACGACGGCACCGGCACGAACGCCAAGATCCCCGGCGTCACGGTCGGCGGCAAGACCGGTACGGCCCAGCACGGCGTCGACAACAGCGAAAATCCCTACGCCTGGTTCATCAGCTACGCCAAGACCGACTCCGGTTCGCCGGTGGCCGTCGCCGTGGTCGTCGAGGACAGCAAGGCCAGCCGCGACGACATCTCCGGTGGCGGTCTGGCCGCCCCGATCGCCAGGGACGTGATGAAGGCGGTTCTCGACAGCAAGAAGTGA